A single genomic interval of Wolbachia endosymbiont of Diaphorina citri harbors:
- a CDS encoding ETC complex I subunit, with protein MSTDDKLVFKIYKPTKTATQSGLGNTKFWYLKIETCSYYIEPLMGWIGSKDPKKQIVLKFDSLEKAVSYAKKHNTKYTIEMPKDVKRLPKSYANNFVSK; from the coding sequence ATGAGTACTGACGATAAATTAGTTTTTAAGATTTATAAGCCAACAAAAACTGCAACACAATCTGGTCTAGGTAATACAAAATTCTGGTACCTAAAAATTGAGACTTGTTCTTACTACATTGAACCTTTGATGGGATGGATTGGTTCAAAAGACCCCAAAAAACAGATTGTACTAAAGTTTGATTCTCTTGAAAAAGCAGTATCTTACGCAAAGAAACACAACACAAAGTACACAATTGAAATGCCAAAAGATGTTAAAAGACTGCCAAAATCTTATGCGAATAATTTCGTATCAAAGTAA
- a CDS encoding 50S ribosomal protein L25/general stress protein Ctc, which translates to MAQQEMVTINAELRDVKKKKAIQALREKGSIPAVIYGKGHDNVNLTLSAKEFTKQYKSGALSAHLIELDISGKKEYALVRDIQWHVVKDTVQHVDFQFVDKGSEIKIDIPLSFINESKSPGIKLGGVLNVLCRSITVKCSPEKIPQVIEIDLSGKMIGQSVHINDVKLPEGVKFVAHEEENFTIVTISAADSDVEESQTKTEE; encoded by the coding sequence ATGGCACAGCAAGAAATGGTAACAATTAATGCAGAATTACGTGACGTAAAAAAAAAGAAAGCAATTCAAGCTCTGAGGGAAAAAGGAAGTATACCTGCAGTTATATATGGTAAAGGGCATGATAACGTAAATTTGACATTGTCTGCAAAGGAATTTACTAAACAATATAAATCAGGTGCTCTTTCTGCACATTTAATAGAACTAGATATTTCAGGGAAAAAAGAATATGCTCTTGTTCGTGATATTCAATGGCATGTAGTAAAGGATACTGTGCAACATGTTGATTTTCAGTTTGTTGATAAAGGTAGTGAAATTAAAATAGATATACCTTTATCATTCATCAATGAAAGTAAATCACCAGGAATCAAATTAGGTGGAGTGCTTAATGTTTTGTGTCGTTCTATTACTGTCAAATGCTCTCCTGAGAAAATACCTCAAGTCATAGAAATTGATTTGTCTGGCAAAATGATTGGTCAGTCTGTACATATCAATGATGTAAAATTGCCAGAAGGTGTTAAATTTGTAGCTCATGAGGAAGAAAATTTTACCATTGTGACAATTTCTGCTGCTGATAGTGATGTTGAAGAGTCTCAAACAAAAACAGAGGAGTAG
- the pth gene encoding aminoacyl-tRNA hydrolase, which translates to MHLIAGLGNPGSKYELTHHNIGFIVIDAICKYWNFQSFSKKADYLITSGIINNNKVMLIKPSSFMNNSGIPIAKIKNFYKLSLDNIVVIHDDADLKFGRIKVKKGGSSAGHNGLKSIDSFIGNDYWRLRFGVGRPEGQKSLADYVLSKFENFDNVILLVEKIAKNIHLMLQGDIAAFINSVESETLV; encoded by the coding sequence GTGCATTTAATAGCTGGGCTTGGTAATCCTGGTAGTAAATATGAATTAACTCACCATAATATTGGCTTCATAGTTATTGACGCAATTTGCAAGTATTGGAATTTTCAGTCATTTTCTAAGAAAGCTGATTACTTGATAACCTCAGGCATAATTAACAATAATAAAGTTATGCTAATAAAGCCTTCTTCATTTATGAATAATTCAGGTATTCCTATTGCAAAAATAAAAAATTTTTACAAATTATCGCTAGACAATATTGTTGTCATACATGATGATGCTGACTTAAAATTTGGAAGAATAAAAGTAAAAAAAGGTGGTAGCTCTGCTGGACACAATGGACTTAAGTCTATAGATAGCTTTATTGGTAACGATTATTGGCGTTTAAGATTTGGAGTAGGCAGGCCCGAAGGTCAGAAAAGCTTAGCAGATTATGTATTATCAAAATTTGAAAATTTTGATAATGTTATCCTCTTAGTGGAAAAAATAGCAAAAAATATACACCTAATGCTACAAGGAGATATCGCAGCTTTTATCAACTCGGTTGAGAGTGAAACTTTAGTATAG
- a CDS encoding transposase — translation MKEKLKLPEGYCNSEIFDAYVENILVPILKPEQTIVLDKASFHKSARTKNLIANIGCKILFLPPYSPDLNPIEKFWFAIKHVIRKVLPSQY, via the coding sequence ATGAAGGAAAAGTTAAAGCTTCCTGAAGGCTACTGCAACAGCGAGATTTTTGATGCTTATGTAGAAAATATACTTGTTCCTATATTAAAACCTGAACAGACTATTGTTCTCGATAAAGCAAGCTTTCATAAATCTGCAAGGACGAAAAATTTGATAGCAAATATTGGGTGTAAAATTTTGTTCTTGCCTCCATACTCGCCAGATTTAAATCCGATTGAGAAGTTCTGGTTTGCCATTAAGCATGTCATAAGAAAAGTGCTGCCAAGCCAATATTAA